The Elgaria multicarinata webbii isolate HBS135686 ecotype San Diego chromosome 1, rElgMul1.1.pri, whole genome shotgun sequence genome has a window encoding:
- the ADNP gene encoding activity-dependent neuroprotector homeobox protein isoform X1 has product MPTCLQQQRKARRLRNQQKKVETMFQLPVNNLGSLRKARKTVKKILSDIGLEYCKEHIEDFKQFEPNDFYLKNTTWEDVGLWDPSLTKNQDYRTKPFCCSACPFSSKFFSAYKSHFRNVHSEDFENRILLNCPYCTFNADKKTLETHIKIFHAPNANTPSGGISTFKDKNKHDSLKPKQADSVEQAVYYCKKCTYRDPLYEIVRKHIYREHFQHVAAPYIAKASEKSLNGAVSLSSGTREEGMIHCKRCLFMPKSYEALVQHVIEDHERIGYQVTAMIGHTNVVVPRSKPLMLIAPKPQDKKPMGLPQRMGPLSPGNVRSLPSQQMMNRLNIPKPTLNSGGVNMMSNVHLQQNNYGVKSMPPSYVSHTGGRLSLTGSSPVSLSQQSQSMKQFSPSGNGRPYPLGGEPRSQASARYSLQSANSSSLSSGSLKSTSLAQSQAASRILAQSTPKPIGAGAPAVNTSSTQKWKICTICNELFPENVYSVHFEKEHKAEKVPAVANYIMKIHNFTSKCLYCNRYLPTDTLLNHMLIHGLSCPYCRSTFNDVEKMAAHMRMVHVDEEMGPKTDSTLTFDLTLQQGSHTNIHLLVTTYNLRDAPAESVAYHAQNNPPVPPKPQPKIQEKSDVPVKSSPQAAVPYKKDVGKTLCPLCFSILKGPISDALAHHLRERHQVIQTVHPVEKKLTYKCIHCLGVYTSNMTASTITLHLVHCRGVGKTQNGQDKSNVPSRLNQSPGVGPVKRTYEHMEFSLLKKRKIDDDDSPSVFEEKPEEPVVLALDPKGHEDDSYEARKTFLTKYFNKQPYPSRREIEKLAASLWLWKSDIASHFSNKRKKCVRDCERYKLGVLLGFNMKELNKVKHEMDFDAEWLFENHDEENSRVNASKTVDKKINLEKDNESSSDSYENIEEEFNESNSPFAESVSNSGHKASVNSINENPEESISKETPEETTLESPEKTDQKEEEGNPKCKESCPAEEPIKVVADGSDNEGDQEDQDDAVEWKDEASPSESGPGSQQASDFEDNMPEVKPETWTDESSQSEDANNSSKPVAETKGVASESDEEQSKWKNSSYGKVGEFWSKDQSQWKNATEIEESLSNQQMEWQNSTIDSEDGDQFDSVTDGVTESMHSSLTGVELSSQQA; this is encoded by the exons GATTTTAAGCAATTTGAACCCAATGATTTCTATCTGAAAAACACTACATGGGAAGATGTTGGATTGTGGGACCCTTCACTTACAAAGAACCAG gactATCGGACAAAACCCTTTTGCTGCAGTGCATGTCCATTTTCCTCGAAGTTCTTTTCCGCCTACAAAAGTCATTTCCGGAACGTTCATAGTGAAGACTTTGAAAACAGGATCCTTCTTAATTGTCCCTACTGTACTTTCAATGCAGACAAAAAGACTTTGGAAACGCACATTAAAATATTTCATGCTCCAAATGCCAACACACCAAGTGGAGGCATCagcacttttaaagataaaaacaagcATGATAGCCTTAAACCTAAGCAGGCTGACAGTGTAGAACAAGCTGTTTATTACTGTAAGAAGTGCACTTACCGAGATCCTCTCTACGAAATAGTTAGAAAGCACATTTACAGGGAACATTTTCAGCATGTTGCTGCACCTTATATAGCAAAGGCAAGTGAAAAGTCACTCAACGGGGCTGTATCCTTAAGTTCCGGTACCCGAGAGGAAGGCATGATTCACTGTAAACGATGCCTTTTTATGCCGAAGTCATATGAAGCTTTAGTACAGCATGTTATCGAAGACCATGAGCGTATAGGATATCAGGTGACAGCAATGATAGGGCACACAAATGTGGTAGTCCCAAGATCCAAACCTTTGATGCTAATTGCTCCAAAACCACAGGATAAAAAGCCTATGGGACTTCCTCAGAGGATGGGCCCCCTGTCCCCTGGAAATGTCCGGTCTCTTCCATCACAGCAAATGATGAATCGACTGAATATACCAAAGCCTACGCTAAATTCCGGAGGAGTGAATATGATGTCCAATGTTCACTTACAGCAAAACAACTATGGAGTGAAATCAATGCCACCAAGTTACGTTAGTCACACGGGAGGAAGGCTAAGCTTAACTGGTAGCTCCCCAGTTTCCCTGTCCCAGCAGTCTCAATCAATGAAACAATTTTCCCCAAGTGGAAATGGGAGACCTTATCCCCTTGGAGGGGAACCAAGATCGCAGGCTTCAGCAAGGTACTCTCTTCAGTCTGCCAACTCATCTTCACTTTCATCAGGTTCATTGAAATCAACATCATTAGCTCAATCTCAGGCAGCATCTAGAATATTAGCCCAGTCCACACCCAAGCCTATTGGAGCTGGTGCTCCTGCTGTCAATACTTCATCAACTCAGAAATGGAAAATATGTACAATCTGTAACGAGCTGTTTCCAGAAAATGTGTACAGTGTTCATTTTGAGAAAGAGCACAAGGCTGAAAAGGTGCCTGCAGTAGCTAACTATATTatgaaaatacataattttaCTAGCAAATGTTTATACTGTAATCGCTACTTGCCTACTGACACGTTGCTTAACCACATGTTGATTCATGGTCTGTCTTGTCCCTACTGCCGCTCAACTTTCAACGATGTTGAAAAGATGGCTGCTCATATGCGAATGGTTCATGTTGATGAAGAAATGGGACCTAAAACTGATTCCACTTTAACCTTTGATTTGACATTGCAGCAGGGTAGTCACACCAATATACACTTGCTTGTAACTACGTACAACTTGAGAGATGCCCCTGCTGAATCTGTAGCTTACCATGCTCAAAATAACCCTCCAGTTCCTCCAAAACCACAGCCAAAAATTCAGGAGAAGTCAGATGTACCTGTAAAAAGTTCTCCACAAGCAGCAGTTCCCTATAAAAAAGATGTAGGGAAAACACTTTGCCCTTTGTGCTTTTCAATCTTGAAAGGACCCATCTCTGATGCACTGGCACATCACTTAAGGGAGAGGCATCAAGTTATTCAAACAGTTCATCCAGTAGAGAAAAAGCTCACATATAAGTGTATTCATTGCCTTGGAGTGTACACTAGTAATATGACTGCCTCGACTATAACACTGCACCTTGTCCATTGTAGAGGTGTGGGGAAGACACAAAATGGCCAAGACAAATCTAATGTTCCTTCTCGGCTAAATCAATCTCCAGGTGTAGGACCTGTGAAACGTACTTACGAACACATGGAATTCTCTCtattgaagaaaagaaaaatagatgatgatgattccccTTCCGTCTTCGAAGAGAAGCCTGAAGAACCTGTAGTGCTAGCTTTAGATCCCAAGGGTCATGAAGATGATTCTTATGAAGCCAGAAAAACATTTCTCACAAAGTATTTCAACAAACAACCGTATCCCAGTAGGAGGGAGATCGAAAAGTTAGCTGCCAGTCTTTGGCTATGGAAATCTGACATTGCCTCACATTTTAGCAACAAAAGGAAGAAATGTGTTCGAGATTGTGAAAGGTATAAACTGGGTGTCCTGCTTGGATTCAATATGAAAGAATTAAATAAGGTTAAACATGAAATGGATTTTGATGCTGAGTGGCTGTTTGAAAATCATGATGAAGAGAATTCTAGAGTCAATGCTAGCAAAACTgttgataaaaaaataaacctaGAGAAAGATAATGAAAGTTCCTCAGACAGTTATGAGAATATAGAAGAGGAATTTAATGAAAGCAATAGTCCATTTGCAGAATCTGTTTCTAACTCTGGCCATAAAGCTTCTGTGAATAGCATAAATGAGAACCCAGAAGAAAGCATATCTAAGGAGACACCTGAGGAAACAACCTTGGAGTCTCCAGAAAAAACAGACcaaaaagaggaggaaggaaaccCAAAATGCAAAGAGAGTTGTCCTGCAGAAGAACCAATAAAGGTGGTAGCTGATGGTTCAGACAATGAAGGTGACCAAGAAGATCAAGATGATGCTGTTGAATGGAAAGATGAAGCATCACCATCTGAAAGTGGACCTGGTTCTCAGCAAGCATCTGACTTTGAAGATAATATGCCTGAAGTGAAACCAGAAACATGGACGGACGAATCATCCCAAAGTGAAGATGCTAATAATAGTAGTAAACCAGTTGCAGAAACTAAAGGTGTTGCCTCTGAGAGTGATGAAGAACAGTCAAAGTGGAAAAATAGTTCCTATGGAAAAGTGGGCGAGTTTTGGTCTAAGGACCAGTCACAGTGGAAAAATGCAACAGAAATTGAAGAGAGCTTGTCAAATCAGCAGATGGAGTGGCAGAATAGCACAATTGACAGTGAAGATGGAGACCAGTTTGACAGTGTGACTGATGGGGTTACAGAATCAATGCATAGCAGCCTAACTGGGGTAGAGCTGAGTAGCCAGCAAGCATAA
- the ADNP gene encoding activity-dependent neuroprotector homeobox protein isoform X2: MFQLPVNNLGSLRKARKTVKKILSDIGLEYCKEHIEDFKQFEPNDFYLKNTTWEDVGLWDPSLTKNQDYRTKPFCCSACPFSSKFFSAYKSHFRNVHSEDFENRILLNCPYCTFNADKKTLETHIKIFHAPNANTPSGGISTFKDKNKHDSLKPKQADSVEQAVYYCKKCTYRDPLYEIVRKHIYREHFQHVAAPYIAKASEKSLNGAVSLSSGTREEGMIHCKRCLFMPKSYEALVQHVIEDHERIGYQVTAMIGHTNVVVPRSKPLMLIAPKPQDKKPMGLPQRMGPLSPGNVRSLPSQQMMNRLNIPKPTLNSGGVNMMSNVHLQQNNYGVKSMPPSYVSHTGGRLSLTGSSPVSLSQQSQSMKQFSPSGNGRPYPLGGEPRSQASARYSLQSANSSSLSSGSLKSTSLAQSQAASRILAQSTPKPIGAGAPAVNTSSTQKWKICTICNELFPENVYSVHFEKEHKAEKVPAVANYIMKIHNFTSKCLYCNRYLPTDTLLNHMLIHGLSCPYCRSTFNDVEKMAAHMRMVHVDEEMGPKTDSTLTFDLTLQQGSHTNIHLLVTTYNLRDAPAESVAYHAQNNPPVPPKPQPKIQEKSDVPVKSSPQAAVPYKKDVGKTLCPLCFSILKGPISDALAHHLRERHQVIQTVHPVEKKLTYKCIHCLGVYTSNMTASTITLHLVHCRGVGKTQNGQDKSNVPSRLNQSPGVGPVKRTYEHMEFSLLKKRKIDDDDSPSVFEEKPEEPVVLALDPKGHEDDSYEARKTFLTKYFNKQPYPSRREIEKLAASLWLWKSDIASHFSNKRKKCVRDCERYKLGVLLGFNMKELNKVKHEMDFDAEWLFENHDEENSRVNASKTVDKKINLEKDNESSSDSYENIEEEFNESNSPFAESVSNSGHKASVNSINENPEESISKETPEETTLESPEKTDQKEEEGNPKCKESCPAEEPIKVVADGSDNEGDQEDQDDAVEWKDEASPSESGPGSQQASDFEDNMPEVKPETWTDESSQSEDANNSSKPVAETKGVASESDEEQSKWKNSSYGKVGEFWSKDQSQWKNATEIEESLSNQQMEWQNSTIDSEDGDQFDSVTDGVTESMHSSLTGVELSSQQA; the protein is encoded by the exons GATTTTAAGCAATTTGAACCCAATGATTTCTATCTGAAAAACACTACATGGGAAGATGTTGGATTGTGGGACCCTTCACTTACAAAGAACCAG gactATCGGACAAAACCCTTTTGCTGCAGTGCATGTCCATTTTCCTCGAAGTTCTTTTCCGCCTACAAAAGTCATTTCCGGAACGTTCATAGTGAAGACTTTGAAAACAGGATCCTTCTTAATTGTCCCTACTGTACTTTCAATGCAGACAAAAAGACTTTGGAAACGCACATTAAAATATTTCATGCTCCAAATGCCAACACACCAAGTGGAGGCATCagcacttttaaagataaaaacaagcATGATAGCCTTAAACCTAAGCAGGCTGACAGTGTAGAACAAGCTGTTTATTACTGTAAGAAGTGCACTTACCGAGATCCTCTCTACGAAATAGTTAGAAAGCACATTTACAGGGAACATTTTCAGCATGTTGCTGCACCTTATATAGCAAAGGCAAGTGAAAAGTCACTCAACGGGGCTGTATCCTTAAGTTCCGGTACCCGAGAGGAAGGCATGATTCACTGTAAACGATGCCTTTTTATGCCGAAGTCATATGAAGCTTTAGTACAGCATGTTATCGAAGACCATGAGCGTATAGGATATCAGGTGACAGCAATGATAGGGCACACAAATGTGGTAGTCCCAAGATCCAAACCTTTGATGCTAATTGCTCCAAAACCACAGGATAAAAAGCCTATGGGACTTCCTCAGAGGATGGGCCCCCTGTCCCCTGGAAATGTCCGGTCTCTTCCATCACAGCAAATGATGAATCGACTGAATATACCAAAGCCTACGCTAAATTCCGGAGGAGTGAATATGATGTCCAATGTTCACTTACAGCAAAACAACTATGGAGTGAAATCAATGCCACCAAGTTACGTTAGTCACACGGGAGGAAGGCTAAGCTTAACTGGTAGCTCCCCAGTTTCCCTGTCCCAGCAGTCTCAATCAATGAAACAATTTTCCCCAAGTGGAAATGGGAGACCTTATCCCCTTGGAGGGGAACCAAGATCGCAGGCTTCAGCAAGGTACTCTCTTCAGTCTGCCAACTCATCTTCACTTTCATCAGGTTCATTGAAATCAACATCATTAGCTCAATCTCAGGCAGCATCTAGAATATTAGCCCAGTCCACACCCAAGCCTATTGGAGCTGGTGCTCCTGCTGTCAATACTTCATCAACTCAGAAATGGAAAATATGTACAATCTGTAACGAGCTGTTTCCAGAAAATGTGTACAGTGTTCATTTTGAGAAAGAGCACAAGGCTGAAAAGGTGCCTGCAGTAGCTAACTATATTatgaaaatacataattttaCTAGCAAATGTTTATACTGTAATCGCTACTTGCCTACTGACACGTTGCTTAACCACATGTTGATTCATGGTCTGTCTTGTCCCTACTGCCGCTCAACTTTCAACGATGTTGAAAAGATGGCTGCTCATATGCGAATGGTTCATGTTGATGAAGAAATGGGACCTAAAACTGATTCCACTTTAACCTTTGATTTGACATTGCAGCAGGGTAGTCACACCAATATACACTTGCTTGTAACTACGTACAACTTGAGAGATGCCCCTGCTGAATCTGTAGCTTACCATGCTCAAAATAACCCTCCAGTTCCTCCAAAACCACAGCCAAAAATTCAGGAGAAGTCAGATGTACCTGTAAAAAGTTCTCCACAAGCAGCAGTTCCCTATAAAAAAGATGTAGGGAAAACACTTTGCCCTTTGTGCTTTTCAATCTTGAAAGGACCCATCTCTGATGCACTGGCACATCACTTAAGGGAGAGGCATCAAGTTATTCAAACAGTTCATCCAGTAGAGAAAAAGCTCACATATAAGTGTATTCATTGCCTTGGAGTGTACACTAGTAATATGACTGCCTCGACTATAACACTGCACCTTGTCCATTGTAGAGGTGTGGGGAAGACACAAAATGGCCAAGACAAATCTAATGTTCCTTCTCGGCTAAATCAATCTCCAGGTGTAGGACCTGTGAAACGTACTTACGAACACATGGAATTCTCTCtattgaagaaaagaaaaatagatgatgatgattccccTTCCGTCTTCGAAGAGAAGCCTGAAGAACCTGTAGTGCTAGCTTTAGATCCCAAGGGTCATGAAGATGATTCTTATGAAGCCAGAAAAACATTTCTCACAAAGTATTTCAACAAACAACCGTATCCCAGTAGGAGGGAGATCGAAAAGTTAGCTGCCAGTCTTTGGCTATGGAAATCTGACATTGCCTCACATTTTAGCAACAAAAGGAAGAAATGTGTTCGAGATTGTGAAAGGTATAAACTGGGTGTCCTGCTTGGATTCAATATGAAAGAATTAAATAAGGTTAAACATGAAATGGATTTTGATGCTGAGTGGCTGTTTGAAAATCATGATGAAGAGAATTCTAGAGTCAATGCTAGCAAAACTgttgataaaaaaataaacctaGAGAAAGATAATGAAAGTTCCTCAGACAGTTATGAGAATATAGAAGAGGAATTTAATGAAAGCAATAGTCCATTTGCAGAATCTGTTTCTAACTCTGGCCATAAAGCTTCTGTGAATAGCATAAATGAGAACCCAGAAGAAAGCATATCTAAGGAGACACCTGAGGAAACAACCTTGGAGTCTCCAGAAAAAACAGACcaaaaagaggaggaaggaaaccCAAAATGCAAAGAGAGTTGTCCTGCAGAAGAACCAATAAAGGTGGTAGCTGATGGTTCAGACAATGAAGGTGACCAAGAAGATCAAGATGATGCTGTTGAATGGAAAGATGAAGCATCACCATCTGAAAGTGGACCTGGTTCTCAGCAAGCATCTGACTTTGAAGATAATATGCCTGAAGTGAAACCAGAAACATGGACGGACGAATCATCCCAAAGTGAAGATGCTAATAATAGTAGTAAACCAGTTGCAGAAACTAAAGGTGTTGCCTCTGAGAGTGATGAAGAACAGTCAAAGTGGAAAAATAGTTCCTATGGAAAAGTGGGCGAGTTTTGGTCTAAGGACCAGTCACAGTGGAAAAATGCAACAGAAATTGAAGAGAGCTTGTCAAATCAGCAGATGGAGTGGCAGAATAGCACAATTGACAGTGAAGATGGAGACCAGTTTGACAGTGTGACTGATGGGGTTACAGAATCAATGCATAGCAGCCTAACTGGGGTAGAGCTGAGTAGCCAGCAAGCATAA